The following coding sequences lie in one Streptomyces venezuelae genomic window:
- a CDS encoding DUF58 domain-containing protein, whose protein sequence is MTAGGPAGQAESEKGGVRTALAGLTTRGRSFLAAGVAAAICAYVLGQSDLLRVGLLLAVLPLVCATVLFRTRYRVAGSRRLSPARVPAGSEARVHLRMDNVSRLPTGLLMLQDRVPYVLGPRPRFVLDRVEAGGRREVSYRVRSDLRGRYPLGPLQLRLTDPFGMCELTRSFSTYDTLTVIPRVEALPPVRLTGEAKGYGDGRNRSLALAGEDDVIPRGYRHGDDLRRVHWRSTARYGELMVRREEQPQRARCTVLLDTRGAGFRGAGPDSAFEWAVSGTASTLVHMLERGFSVRLLTDTGASVPGEGSDGFAGASQESADAAGLMMDTLAVVDHSDGAGLSRAYDVLRGGNEGLLVAFLGDLDEEQAAVVAKMRRRSGSAVAFVLDGAAWAQGPGALPSGAGEARVQMLREAGWAALMVPPGAGFADLWRQADHARAAAGPAPAAGAGNLWSMGGLS, encoded by the coding sequence ATGACGGCCGGGGGGCCGGCGGGCCAGGCCGAGAGCGAGAAGGGCGGGGTGCGCACGGCTCTCGCGGGGCTGACCACCCGCGGACGTTCCTTCCTCGCGGCCGGTGTCGCCGCCGCCATCTGTGCCTACGTCCTCGGCCAGAGCGACCTGCTGCGCGTCGGGCTGCTGCTCGCCGTGCTGCCCCTGGTGTGCGCCACCGTCCTGTTCCGCACCCGGTACCGCGTGGCGGGCAGCCGCAGGCTCTCCCCCGCGCGCGTGCCCGCCGGCTCGGAGGCCCGCGTCCATCTGCGGATGGACAACGTCTCGCGGCTGCCCACCGGGCTCCTCATGCTCCAGGACCGGGTGCCGTACGTGCTCGGGCCGCGGCCCCGGTTCGTGCTCGACCGCGTGGAGGCGGGCGGGCGGCGCGAGGTGTCCTACCGCGTCCGCTCCGACCTGCGCGGCCGCTATCCGCTGGGCCCGCTGCAGCTGCGCCTGACGGACCCGTTCGGCATGTGCGAGCTGACGCGCTCCTTCTCGACGTACGACACCCTGACGGTCATCCCGCGCGTGGAGGCGCTGCCTCCGGTGCGACTCACGGGTGAGGCGAAGGGATACGGCGACGGGCGCAACCGCTCGCTCGCCCTGGCCGGTGAGGACGACGTCATTCCGCGTGGCTACCGGCACGGCGACGACCTGCGCCGCGTCCACTGGCGCTCCACGGCGCGCTACGGCGAGCTGATGGTGCGCCGCGAGGAACAGCCGCAGCGCGCCCGCTGCACGGTGCTCCTGGACACCCGGGGCGCCGGATTCCGGGGCGCGGGGCCCGACTCGGCCTTCGAGTGGGCGGTGTCGGGCACGGCGTCGACCCTGGTGCACATGCTGGAACGGGGCTTCTCGGTGCGCCTCCTCACCGACACGGGCGCCTCGGTGCCGGGTGAGGGCTCGGACGGCTTCGCGGGGGCCAGCCAGGAGTCGGCGGACGCGGCAGGACTGATGATGGACACGCTCGCGGTCGTCGACCACTCGGACGGCGCGGGGCTCTCCCGCGCGTACGACGTGCTGCGCGGCGGGAACGAAGGGCTCCTCGTCGCCTTCCTCGGCGACCTGGACGAGGAGCAGGCCGCGGTGGTCGCCAAGATGCGCCGGCGCAGCGGCTCGGCCGTCGCGTTCGTGCTGGACGGTGCGGCCTGGGCGCAGGGCCCCGGCGCCCTGCCGTCCGGCGCCGGCGAGGCGCGCGTGCAGATGCTCCGCGAAGCGGGGTGGGCGGCGCTGATGGTGCCGCCCGGGGCGGGCTTCGCGGACCTGTGGCGGCAGGCGGACCACGCCCGCGCGGCCGCGGGTCCGGCACCCGCGGCGGGCGCGGGGAACCTTTGGAGCATGGGGGGACTTTCATGA
- a CDS encoding beta-class carbonic anhydrase has protein sequence MSTSAASPDRSTPDTTGAITVGDVTDRLVEANEKYASRFTDPGMDARPVLQVAVVACMDARLDLHGALGLELGDCHTIRNAGGVVTDDVIRSLTISQRALGTRSVVLIHHTTCGLESLTEEFRHDLEMEVGQRPSWAVEAFRDVDQDVRQSMERVRTSPFLLHTDDVRGFVFDVKTGLLREIDPA, from the coding sequence ATGTCGACTTCCGCAGCCTCCCCGGACCGCAGCACGCCCGACACGACCGGCGCCATAACCGTCGGAGACGTCACCGACCGCCTGGTCGAAGCCAACGAGAAGTACGCCTCCCGGTTCACCGACCCCGGCATGGACGCACGCCCCGTCCTTCAGGTCGCCGTCGTCGCGTGCATGGACGCCCGGCTCGACCTGCACGGCGCCCTCGGTCTCGAACTCGGTGACTGCCACACCATCCGCAACGCGGGCGGCGTGGTCACCGACGACGTCATCCGCTCCCTGACCATCAGCCAGCGCGCGCTCGGCACCCGCAGCGTGGTCCTGATCCACCACACCACGTGCGGCCTGGAGTCCCTCACCGAGGAGTTCCGGCACGACCTGGAGATGGAGGTCGGCCAGCGCCCCTCCTGGGCGGTGGAGGCCTTCCGGGACGTGGACCAGGACGTGCGGCAGTCGATGGAGCGCGTGCGGACCTCGCCGTTCCTGCTGCACACGGACGACGTCCGGGGCTTTGTGTTCGACGTGAAGACGGGTCTGCTGCGGGAGATCGACCCCGCGTGA
- a CDS encoding AAA family ATPase: MTTYDDRASLTDLTTTAERVRRSVEGVIEGKPEVVRLSLTVLLAEGHLLIEDVPGVGKTMLAKALARSIDCSVRRIQFTPDLLPSDITGVSIFDQQRRDFEFKPGAIFAQIVIGDEINRASPKTQSALLESMEERQVTIDGQTYELPSPFMVVATQNPVEMEGTYPLPEAQRDRFMARVSIGYPGPEAELQMLDIHGGVSPLDDLQPVAHAHEIVKLIDAVRTVHVAEPVRRYAVDLVAATRNHPDLRLGASPRATLHLLRAAKASAALSGREFALPDDVQALAVAVLAHRLLPTAQAQLNRRTAESVVLEILQHTPVPAAVQPGPNAYFNQQPPGARRL; this comes from the coding sequence GTGACGACCTATGACGATCGAGCGAGCCTCACAGATCTGACCACGACCGCGGAGCGTGTCCGCAGGTCGGTGGAGGGTGTGATCGAGGGCAAGCCAGAGGTCGTACGGCTTTCGCTGACCGTGCTCCTGGCGGAGGGGCACCTGCTCATCGAGGATGTGCCGGGCGTGGGCAAGACCATGCTCGCCAAGGCACTCGCGCGGTCCATCGACTGCTCCGTGCGGCGGATCCAGTTCACTCCGGATCTGCTGCCGTCGGACATCACCGGGGTGTCCATCTTCGATCAGCAGCGCAGGGACTTCGAGTTCAAGCCGGGTGCGATCTTCGCGCAGATCGTGATCGGCGACGAGATCAACCGCGCGTCCCCGAAGACGCAGTCCGCGCTCCTGGAGTCCATGGAGGAGCGCCAGGTCACCATCGACGGTCAGACGTACGAACTGCCGAGCCCCTTCATGGTGGTGGCCACGCAGAACCCCGTCGAGATGGAGGGGACCTATCCCCTGCCGGAGGCGCAGCGCGACCGCTTCATGGCGCGCGTCTCGATCGGCTATCCGGGCCCGGAGGCCGAGCTGCAGATGCTCGACATCCACGGCGGTGTGTCGCCCCTGGACGACCTCCAGCCGGTGGCGCACGCGCACGAGATCGTGAAGCTCATCGACGCGGTGCGCACGGTCCACGTGGCCGAGCCCGTGCGGAGGTACGCGGTGGACCTGGTCGCCGCGACCCGCAACCACCCGGACCTCAGACTCGGGGCTTCCCCGCGCGCGACGCTGCACCTGCTGCGCGCCGCCAAGGCCTCCGCCGCCCTCAGCGGCCGTGAGTTCGCCCTCCCGGACGACGTACAGGCCCTGGCCGTCGCGGTCCTCGCACACCGCCTGCTGCCCACGGCACAGGCCCAGTTGAACCGGCGTACCGCCGAATCCGTCGTCCTGGAGATCCTCCAGCACACCCCGGTGCCCGCGGCCGTGCAGCCAGGCCCCAACGCCTACTTCAACCAGCAGCCGCCCGGCGCCCGGAGGCTGTGA